In Methanosarcina siciliae T4/M, one genomic interval encodes:
- a CDS encoding cobalt-precorrin-5B (C(1))-methyltransferase, translated as MIDPVNNFKFPEEWIARTGLPREELEKNVASGMIVILSDGSVLKRGYTTGTTASAAAKAAVLSLKKTVDSVSVPTPVGLRAYLEVSESSTGRAVVKKIPNDHESDITRGLEFVGEAKEAEGISVLGGKGIGVVKRDGLQVPKGKPAINPKPMEQIRAAVQEAVEELGLKGAEVTISIPEGERVGKETLNSRIGVEGGISVLGSTGFVEPWNDHLGEMKGDLIRCTDKVVLTTGRIGMKYSHMLFPDYTVVMVGSRISEGLDNASGDIIICGLPGLVLKWGNPKMLEGSGYATVVEMLEKAPEHERLKEAFEMAVEKGKGARIVVIDRDGSVLMDSKPEK; from the coding sequence ATGATAGATCCGGTTAACAATTTCAAGTTCCCTGAAGAATGGATTGCCCGTACCGGGCTGCCCAGGGAAGAGCTTGAAAAAAACGTGGCATCCGGGATGATTGTGATCCTGAGTGACGGGTCCGTGCTCAAGAGAGGATATACTACAGGAACCACAGCCAGTGCCGCTGCAAAAGCCGCTGTCCTTTCCCTTAAAAAAACAGTTGACAGCGTATCCGTGCCCACCCCGGTAGGGCTGAGGGCTTACCTTGAAGTCAGCGAGTCCTCTACCGGGCGTGCAGTTGTAAAGAAGATTCCTAACGACCACGAATCCGATATTACCCGGGGGCTTGAATTTGTCGGGGAAGCCAAGGAAGCCGAGGGGATCAGCGTCCTGGGCGGAAAGGGCATAGGGGTTGTAAAAAGGGACGGGCTGCAGGTCCCAAAAGGAAAGCCGGCCATCAACCCAAAACCCATGGAACAGATCCGGGCTGCAGTGCAGGAAGCCGTAGAGGAGCTGGGCCTGAAGGGAGCCGAGGTCACGATTTCCATTCCTGAGGGAGAAAGGGTAGGAAAAGAGACTCTGAACAGCAGGATAGGAGTCGAAGGCGGGATTTCGGTCCTCGGGAGCACAGGCTTTGTCGAGCCCTGGAACGACCACCTTGGAGAGATGAAAGGAGACCTGATCCGCTGCACGGATAAAGTGGTCCTGACCACAGGCCGGATAGGAATGAAGTATTCTCACATGCTTTTCCCCGATTACACCGTTGTTATGGTCGGGAGCAGGATCTCAGAAGGTCTTGATAACGCTTCAGGCGACATCATTATCTGCGGGCTTCCGGGCCTTGTCCTGAAATGGGGGAACCCGAAGATGCTGGAAGGAAGCGGCTATGCAACCGTCGTTGAGATGCTTGAAAAAGCTCCTGAACACGAGCGCCTGAAAGAAGCCTTTGAAATGGCAGTCGAGAAAGGCAAAGGTGCGAGAATCGTTGTGATTGACAGGGATGGCTCTGTCCTTATGGACAGTAAACCTGAGAAGTAA
- a CDS encoding A24 family peptidase C-terminal domain-containing protein, translated as MIEILKILFTMPFLFYSCYTDLKERRVSNKVWKYMLASGSVFVIYEVFTGGVPYLKALIFSGVVVFLSIYILFQLGAFGGGDAKGLIVLSILFPLYPIFQYSGKVYPLLGLPPIGLFAFTVLENALLVTVLVPLGMFCYNLLHFSTGMLKKPFYMFLGYRTDVSSLKDKEHLGLLEKFELDENGSVIRKFARTGLDFDANRKPELEEYAEKGLIDKEVWVTPGLPFMLSITAGFITAVIFGDLIFYAVVIILEG; from the coding sequence ATGATAGAAATCCTGAAAATCCTCTTTACCATGCCGTTTTTGTTCTACTCATGCTATACTGACCTGAAGGAGCGCAGAGTCTCAAATAAGGTGTGGAAGTACATGCTTGCATCGGGGTCGGTATTTGTAATTTATGAAGTTTTTACAGGAGGTGTTCCTTATCTTAAGGCTCTTATTTTTTCGGGAGTTGTTGTTTTCCTTTCGATTTACATCCTTTTCCAGCTCGGAGCTTTCGGGGGCGGGGATGCAAAGGGGCTGATAGTGCTTTCTATCTTATTTCCGCTCTATCCGATTTTCCAGTACTCGGGAAAGGTCTATCCCCTGCTCGGGCTGCCCCCGATAGGGCTCTTTGCCTTCACGGTGCTGGAAAATGCTCTTCTGGTAACCGTCCTTGTGCCTCTCGGGATGTTCTGCTACAACCTCCTGCACTTCTCGACCGGGATGCTCAAAAAACCCTTCTACATGTTTCTCGGGTACAGGACTGATGTGTCCTCCCTGAAAGATAAGGAACATCTGGGCCTGCTTGAAAAGTTCGAACTTGATGAAAACGGGTCCGTCATCAGGAAGTTTGCACGGACAGGGCTCGATTTTGATGCGAACCGGAAACCCGAACTTGAGGAATACGCAGAAAAAGGGCTTATCGATAAAGAAGTCTGGGTTACTCCGGGCCTTCCTTTCATGCTCTCAATTACGGCAGGCTTTATAACAGCAGTGATTTTCGGGGATTTAATCTTTTATGCCGTCGTGATCATTCTTGAAGGATGA
- a CDS encoding cobalt-precorrin-7 (C(5))-methyltransferase — protein sequence MIVVGVGVGPGMLTEEGIKAIRKASVVYGAKRALEIAQEYITCEAKTIKDYKSLHLLPADAVVLSTGDPMFSGLGKFAGEKDTVIPGISSMQAACARTKVNLTNLCAITAHGRDFEPAKAELIRELMNGRNIFLLPEESFGSREVAEILKELEIEAELYTCENLGYPEERIAKGTPDNPPIAETILYGLLVVQKR from the coding sequence ATGATTGTGGTAGGAGTCGGGGTCGGACCCGGCATGCTCACGGAAGAAGGGATAAAGGCAATAAGAAAGGCATCGGTGGTTTACGGGGCAAAAAGAGCCCTTGAGATCGCACAGGAATATATCACCTGCGAAGCAAAGACGATTAAAGATTACAAGTCGCTCCACCTCCTGCCCGCAGATGCCGTTGTCCTCTCCACAGGCGATCCCATGTTTTCCGGGCTCGGGAAATTTGCAGGGGAAAAGGATACCGTAATTCCCGGGATATCTTCAATGCAGGCAGCCTGTGCACGGACAAAGGTAAACCTGACGAACCTCTGTGCAATAACAGCCCACGGCAGGGATTTTGAACCTGCAAAAGCCGAACTGATCCGGGAATTGATGAATGGAAGGAACATTTTCCTGCTGCCGGAAGAGTCATTTGGATCCCGCGAGGTTGCAGAAATTCTTAAAGAACTTGAAATCGAAGCCGAACTCTATACCTGCGAAAACCTCGGCTATCCCGAAGAAAGGATCGCAAAAGGCACTCCTGATAACCCCCCGATTGCCGAAACTATCCTCTACGGGCTGCTTGTCGTGCAGAAAAGATGA